The Bradysia coprophila strain Holo2 chromosome II, BU_Bcop_v1, whole genome shotgun sequence genome has a segment encoding these proteins:
- the LOC119073075 gene encoding cytosol aminopeptidase-like: MFKLPSRIFAISQRFFSNLRPNPTQGLVVGVSYDNANQPKLTPFGTKFDQMTGGKILSQIQLADKIGKGKSRICWGITGPFPAVAVAGISTNDDDLDDGIECLNTRKESIRVAAAVGAKALLKENITNIFLEDFMCPQSAAEGATLGVYKYQGQKSLEHRKPVPNLRLVDSENDVRKWVKGYILGNTQNWVRNLMETPANFMTPILFADHVRNRLGSLGVHVIAHGSQWAEQQGMNSFLSVAKGSVQPPIFLEITYNGAGNAQPICLVGKGITFDSGGLSIKPHLNMDSMRADMGGAAVVSGVISALAELQVPVNVKGLIPLTENMPSGSASKPGDVVFAMNGKSICIDNTDCEGRLILCDALCYATLFDPRYIVDVATLTGAVKVALGNCCAGVFVNNYKIWPILEKASFEAGDRLWRLPLFKHYSKDVTKDEGHDLNNLGESKVAGPCTAAAFLREFVPKHIPWIHIDNYGVMEDCEEVYLEKGMSGRPMRTIFEFICLEAGVAEFGC; this comes from the exons atgttcaaacttCCGTCAagaatttttgcaatttcgCAACGATTTTTCTCAAACCTTCGACCTAACCCGACCCAAGGACTCGTTGTAGGCGTTTCGTACGATAATGCAAACCAGCCGAAACTGACACCGTTCGGCACAAAGTTCGATCAAATGACTGGCGGCAAAATTCTGTCACAAATTCAGTTGGCCGACAAAATTGGCAAGGGTAAGTCCAGAATTTGCTGGGGCATAACGGGACCATTTCCGGCCGTGGCTGTTGCCGGTATTTCGACCAATGACGACGATCTGGATGATGGCATTGAATGTTTGAATACGCGGAAAGAAAGCATTCGAGTGGCGGCTGCTGTTGGTGCGAAGGCTttgttgaaagaaaatatcacaaacATATTCCTGGAGGATTTTATGTGTCCACAAAGTGCTGCCGAAGGAGCAACATTAGGTGTGTACAAGTATCAAGGACAGAAGTCGCTAGAGCACCGGAAACCAGTTCCGAATCTGCGTCTGGTCGATAGTGAGAACGACGTACGCAAGTGGGTCAAGGGATACATTTTGGGAAATACGCAAAACTGGGTACGAAATTTAATGGAAACTCCAGCTAATTTCATGACACCAATTTTGTTTGCTGATCACGTTCGGAATCGACTTGGAAGTCTCGGTGTTCATGTTATCGCTCATGGTTCGCAATGGGCAGAGCAGCAAGGCATGAACTCATTTTTATCGGTCGCCAAGGGTAGTGTTCAACCCCCAATATTCTTGGAGATAACTTACAATGGAGCTGGCAATGCACAGCCGATATGTTTGGTGGGAAAAGGAATCACATTCGACAGTGGCGGTCTAAGCATTAAGCCACATTTAAATATGGACTCAATGAGAGCTGATATGGGCGGAGCAGCG GTCGTTTCCGGAGTAATCTCTGCTTTGGCTGAACTTCAAGTGCCAGTGAATGTTAAGGGATTGATTCCATTGACTGAAAATATGCCAAGCGGTTCAGCATCGAAGCCAGGAGATGTCGTCTTTGCTATGAATGGTAAAAGCATTTGTATTGACAATACCGACTGTGAAGGACGCCTAATTTTGTGTGACGCTCTGTGCTATGCCACACTATTCGATCCTCGATACATTGTCGATGTTGCCACACTTACTGGTGCGGTTAAAGTGGCGCTGGGAAATTGTTGCGCTGGTGTATTTGTTAACAACTACAAGATCTGGCCCATTCTCGAAAAGGCTAGTTTCGAAGCAGGTGATCGTTTGTGGAGACTACCGTTGTTTAAGCACTACTCTAAGGACGTGACTAAAGACGAAGGTCATGATTTGAACAATTTGGGAGAATCGAAAGTGGCCGGTCCATGTACAGCGGCTGCATTTTTGCGCGAATTCGTTCCCAAACACATACCATGGATTCATATCGATAACTATGGTGTCATGGAGGACTGTGAAGAGGTGTACTTGGAGAAGGGTATGTCTGGTAGACCGATGCGTACAATCTTTGAGTTTATTTGTTTGGAGGCTGGTGTTGCCGAATTTGGATGTTAA
- the LOC119073086 gene encoding E3 ubiquitin-protein ligase COP1-like, with protein MGYDMERFVGGAIESEFLCQICAAVLQDCVQTPCEHYFCLACINKWLALNKTCPADRRPLRTTDLREPCRLLRNVLARKAIKCDFAERGCKTVVKLENLSTHVSECIMNPNAEMNCTKGCNLRIKRRDQAADCFEHFNIKMQSQNLEISELSQLVNGHRAEKDKLKEEITKLEDTVSLQRQEIDSLDIGRFSRVRLLLTADSDIAWQYTENLKTNHIQGVLESNDKSKKAIAQLAHQLEPSRLGFSVCVLNNGSLIGMGLAGRSTTPRQTLDRDLLYVNSGTIFFNGSKAYSGEEWKEGDHIGCYVQFPTDGPSFLSATSIKGSISFYRNFECVTVLESVELLRMFPTVCIGN; from the exons ATGGGCTACGATATGGAGCGTTTCGTTGGTGGAGCAATTGAAAGCGAATTCCTCTGCCAAATTTGCGCAGCTGTTCTGCAAGATTGTGTGCAAACACCATGCGAGCACTACTTTTGCCTGGCGTGCATAAACAAGTGGCTTGCATTAAACAAGACCTGTCCAGCCGATCGACGACCATTACGGACGACTGACTTAAGGGAACCATGCCGGTTACTTCGTAATGTACTCGCCAGAAAGGcaataaaatgtgattttg CCGAGCGTGGATGCAAAACGGTtgtgaaattggaaaatttgtctACCCATGTGTCAGAGTGCATCATGAATCCAAATGCAGAAATGAATTGCACGAAGGGATGCAATCTGCGAATAAAGCGACGCGATCAGGCGGCCGATTGTTTTGAACACTTCAACATTAAAATGCAGAGTCAGAATTTGGAAATATCAGAACTATCGCAGCTGGTGAACGGTCATCGCGCTGAGAAGGATAAACTCAAAGAAGAGATTACTAAACTAGAAGACACGGTCTCGCTACAAAGACAGGAGATCGATAGTCTTGACATTGGACGATTCAGCAGAGTTCGATTGCTTCTAACTGCGGACAGCGACATCGCTTGGCAATAtaccgaaaatttgaaaacgaatCATATTCAAGGTGTCTTGGAAAGCAACGATAAATCTAAGAAGGCGATTGCACAGTTGGCTCATCAATTAGAGCCGTCCCGTTTAGGTTTCAGTGTGTGTGTATTGAACAACGGTAGTTTGATCGGAATGGGATTGGCAGGTAGGAGCACTACACCACGCCAGACTCTTGATAGAGATTTGCTTTATGTAAATAGCGGAACTATATTTTTCAATGGAAGTAAGGCCTATTCGGGAGAAGAATGGAAAGAGGGTGACCACATTGGTTGTTATGTCCAATTTCCGACAGATGGACCCAGCTTCTTAAGTGCTACTTCTATAAAAGGAAGTATTTCCTTTTATAGGAACTTTGAATGTGTCACCGTTCTTGAGTCGGTAGAGCTTCTTCGAATGTTTCCAACTGTTTGTATTGGTAATTGA